The following are encoded in a window of Heptranchias perlo isolate sHepPer1 unplaced genomic scaffold, sHepPer1.hap1 HAP1_SCAFFOLD_220, whole genome shotgun sequence genomic DNA:
- the LOC137310115 gene encoding serine-rich adhesin for platelets-like, whose amino-acid sequence MRVLSLSFLEGHEINCEWSLQSISNSLPNSRSISNSLSNSRSISNSLSNSRSISNSLSNSRSISNSLSNSRSISNSLPNSRSISNSLSNSRSISISLTPGPSPTLSSSRSISNSLPNSRSISNSLSNSRSISNSLSNSRSISNSLSNSRSISNSLSNSRSISNSLSNSRSISNSLSNSRSISNSLSNSRSISNSLSNSRSISNSLPNSRSISNSLSNSRSISNSLSNSRSISNSLSNSRSISNSLSNSRSISNSLPNSRSISNSLSNSRSISNSLPNSRSISNSLSNSSSISNSLPNSRSISNSLSNSRSISNSLSNSSSISNSLSNSRSISNSLSNSRSISNSLSNSKSISISLSNSRSISNSLSNSRSISNSLSNSRSISISLTPGPSPTLSSSRSISNSLPNSRSISNSLSNSRSISISLTPGPSPTLSSSRSISNSLPNSRSISNSLSNSSSISNSLPNSSSISNSLSNSRSISNSLSNSRSISNSLSNSRSISNSLPHSRSISDTLPLTLMCPFSTCV is encoded by the exons ATGagagttctttctctctcttttcttgaaGGTCATGAAATCAATTGCGAGTGGAGCCTGCA atccatctccaactctctccctAACTCTAGATccatctctaactctctctctaactctagatccatctccaactctctctctaactctagatccatctccaactctctctctaactctaggtccatctccaactctctctctaactctag atccatctccaactctctccctaactctagatccatctccaactctctctctaactctagatccatctccatctctctaactccaggtccatctccaactctctctagctctagatccatctccaactctctccctaactctagatccatctccaactctctctctaactctaggtccatctccaactctctctctaactctagatccatctccaactctctctctaactctagatccatctccaactctctctctaactctagatccatctccaactctctctctaactctagatccatctccaactctctctctaactctagatccatctccaactctctctctaactctaggtccatctccaactctctctctaactctagatccatctccaactctctccctaactctagatccatctccaactctctctctaactctagatccatctccaactctctctctaactctagatccatctccaactctctctctaactctaggtccatctccaactctctctctaactctagatccatctccaactctctccctaactctagatccatctccaactctctctctaactctagatccatctccaactctctccctaactctagatccatctccaactctctctctaactctagttccatctccaactctctccctaactctagatccatctccaactctctctctaactctagatccatctccaactctctctctaactcaagttccatctccaactctctctctaattctagatccatctccaactctctctctaactctagatccatctccaactctctctctaactctaaatccatctccatctctctctctaactctagatccatctccaactctctctctaactctagatccatctccaactctctctctaactctagatccatctccatctctctaactccaggtccatctccaactctctctagctctagatccatctccaactctctccctaactctagatccatctccaactctctctctaactctagatccatctccatctctctaactccaggtccatctccaactctctctaGCTCCagatccatctccaactctctccctaactctagatccatctccaactctctctctaactctagttccatctccaactctctccctaactctagttccatctccaactctctctctaactctagaTCCatttccaactctctctctaactctagatccatctccaactctctctctaactctagatccatctccaactctctccctcactctagaTCCAtctctgacactctccctctAACTCTAATGTGTCCCTTCTCAACTTGCGTTTGA
- the LOC137310116 gene encoding uncharacterized protein — MHSQRPPCPLRNRPPCSLDPKTHLPRSHSPRPRSCSPSPRSRSSSPTSHSPSPRSHSSSPTSHSPSPRSHSSSPRSRSPSPRSRSSSPRSRSSSPRSHSPSLRSHSPSPRSHSPSPRSHSPSPRSHSPSPTSHSPSPRSHSPSPRSHSPSPRSRSPSPRSRSPSPRSRSPSPRSRSPSPRSRSPSPRSRSPSPRSHSPSPRSRSPSPRSRSPSPRSRSSSPSPRSRSSSPTSHSPSPRSHSSSPRSRSPSPRSHSSSPRSRSPSRSSSPRSRSPSPRSRSPSPRSHSSSARSRSSSPRSRSPSPRSRSSSPRSRSSSPTSHSPIRDHARPVRDHARPVRDHARPV; from the exons atgcactctCAGCGAccaccatgtcctctgaggaatcgccctccatgctcgcttgatccaaagacgcacct tccgagatcacactcacccagaccGAGATCATGCTCGCCCAGTCCTAGATCACGCTcgtccagtcccacatcacactcgcccagtccgaggtcacactcgtccagtcccacatcacactcgcccagtccgaggTCACACTCGTCCAGTCCGAGGTCACGctcgcccagtccgagatcacgctCGTCCAGTCCGAGGTCACGCTcgtccagtccgagatcacactcacccagtctgagatcacactcgcccagtccgaggtcacactcacccagtccgagatcacactcgcccagtccgagatcacactcgcccagtcccacatcacactcacccagtccgagatcacactcgcccagtccgagatcacactcgcccagtccgagatcacgctcgcccagtccgagatcacgctcgcccagtccgaggtcacgctcgcccagtccgaggtcacgctcgcccagtccgagatcacgctcgcccagtccgaggtcacgctcgcccagtccgaggtcacactcacccagtccgaggtcACGCTCGCCCAGTCCGAGGTCACGCTCGCCCAGTCCAAGGTCACGCTCGTCCAGTCCGag tccgaggtcacgctcgtccagtcccacatcacactcacccagtccgaggtcacactcgtccagtccgagatcacgctcacccagtccgaggtcacactcgtccagtccgagatcacgctcgccc tcacgctCGTCCAGTCCGAGATCACGCTCGCCCAGTCCGAGGTCACGCTCGCCCAGTCCGAGGTCACACTCGTCCAGTGCGAGATCACGCTCGTCCAGTCCGAGATCACGCTCGCCCAGTCCGAGGTCACGCTCGTCCAGTCCGAGATCACGCTcgtccagtcccacatcacactcaccca tccgagatcacgctcgcccagtccgagatcacgctcgcccagtccgagatcacgctCGCCCAGTCTGA